A single Carassius carassius chromosome 3, fCarCar2.1, whole genome shotgun sequence DNA region contains:
- the LOC132128472 gene encoding uncharacterized protein LOC132128472 has translation MEELKQLAEKEKRAALRLQEESLQASFREALRARDRLEAEMRQELQVQAEGEACRKLQEQQHKETEETREKIIHTVREETQECVRRCVQDAERSIREECDMKAEREKRALQDRHEEEIYELQNR, from the exons ATGGAGGAATTAAAGCAGTTGGCAGAGAAGGAGAAACGCGCTGCCCTTAGACTCCAAGAGGAG AGTCTGCAGGCCAGTTTTCGAGAGGCCCTGCGAGCAAGGGACAGGCTGGAGGCTGAAATGAGGCAGGAGCTCCAG GTCCAGGCCGAAGGGGAGGCCTGCAGGAAGCTGCAAGAACAGCAGCACAAAGAAACAGAGGAGACCAGAGAGAAAATAATACACACTGTACGAGAAGAGACACAG GAGTGTGTGAGGAGGTGTGTGCAGGATGCTGAGAGAAGTATTCGTGAGGAGTGTGACATGAAGGCAGAAAGAGAGAAACGGGCTCTACAGGACAGACATGAAGAGGAGATATACGAGTTACAAAACAGGTAA